A genomic window from Pyricularia oryzae 70-15 chromosome 7, whole genome shotgun sequence includes:
- a CDS encoding ribosome biogenesis protein Sqt1, whose translation MSSSKQPHQEDHPDSEPEMLAEDDALEEIDASEDVDVPMDSDDEGEPEEINLHNDGVAYFDLHKDSVFAIAQHPTRPTLIATGGSEGDSDDAPGKGYVFDTAHVPQRPLLPPNFSGEPPNPPVALDRLFEIDGHTDSINALTFTYPEGEYLLSGGMDGKLRAYAVKAAPLQPGAAPSTPAAQIAFLAESQEVPEINFLSPCPNGAAHPNVVALGASDGSVWVYQVDGSSDPALQILQSYFLHTGPATACAWTPDGEMLATVSEDGSLYVWDVFGTASAAGLKASDNGMSVLALTTADQRFEVEGGLYSVSISPTGAVLAVGGAGGAIKVVSLPRIDKNTSAQAGKRRGGPASNAIEGGQILASLHAQGDGVETLSFSQPGAAGGSGTLLAAGSVDGSIAIYDAARNFQVRRLINGAHGEFSVVKVDFVKANPHLLTSCGMDGVVRRWDARGGVTAGSQQQTQTGQAGGLLKEWRGHRGDGEGGGVLGFVQGEAGERVATAGDDGVVLIFEA comes from the coding sequence ATGTCTTCGTCAAAACAGCCTCACCAGGAGGACCATCCCGATTCGGAGCCTGAAATGCTCGCGGAGGATGATGCTCTTGAGGAGATTGACGCTTCCGAGGACGTCGACGTTCCCATGGACAGCGACGATGAGGGGGAGCCCGAAGAGATCAACCTGCACAACGACGGCGTCGCCTACTTTGACCTACACAAGGACTCGGTTTTCGCCATTGCCCAACATCCAACCCGCCCGACACTGATCGCAACGGGTGGATCAGAAGGAGACTCGGACGACGCGCCAGGCAAGGGCTACGTCTTTGACACCGCACACGTTCCCCAGCGCCCTCTATTACCACCAAACTTTAGCGGCGAACCTCCGAACCCCCCGGTAGCGCTGGACCGTCTGTTTGAGATTGATGGGCATACCGACAGCATCAATGCTTTGACGTTCACCTACCCCGAGGGAGAGTATCTCTTGAGCGGAGGTATGGACGGCAAGCTTCGCGCGTACGCGGTCAAGGCGGCACCATTACAACCGGGAGCCGCACCAAGTACACCAGCCGCACAAATCGCCTTCCTTGCCGAGTCCCAAGAGGTCCCCGAAATCAACTTCCTATCTCCCTGCCCCAACGGCGCAGCGCACCCTAACGTCGTAGCCCTCGGTGCATCTGACGGCTCCGTCTGGGTGTACCAGGTAGACGGCAGCTCCGACCCGGCGCTGCAGATCCTGCAGTCATACTTCCTCCACACCGGCCCCGCGACAGCATGCGCCTGGACCCCTGATGGAGAGATGCTCGCCACCGTCTCCGAGGACGGCAGCCTCTACGTCTGGGACGTGTTTGGAacggcctcggccgccggACTCAAGGCCAGCGACAACGGAATGAGCGTCCTGGCCCTCACAACGGCAGATCAACGATTCGAAGTCGAGGGCGGCCTGTACAGCGTTTCGATCTCCCCCACCGGGGCCGTCCTGGCCGTCGGAGGTGCAGGAGGTGCCATCAAGGTCGTCAGCCTGCCGCGGATAGACAAGAACACGAGCGCGCAGGCCGGCAAGCGCCGCGGCGGCCCGGCCAGCAACGCCATCGAGGGCGGACAGATCCTCGCCAGTCTGCATGCGCAGGGAGACGGCGTCGAGACGCTCTCCTTCTCCCAGCCCGGTGCGGCGGGTGGCAGCGGCACGCTGCTCGCGGCCGGCTCCGTCGACGGCTCCATCGCCATCTACGACGCGGCGCGCAACTTTCAGGTGCGCAGGCTGATCAACGGCGCGCACGGCGAGTTCAGCGTCGTCAAGGTCGACTTTGTCAAGGCGAACCCCCACCTTCTGACGTCGTGCGGCATGGACGGCGTCGTCAGGAGGTGGGACGCCAGGGGAGGCGTCACGGCGGGCAGCCAGCAGCAGACCCAGACGGGCCAGGCTGGAGGTCTGCTCAAGGAGTGGAGGGGACACAGGGGTGACGGAGAGGGCGGTGGCGTTCTGGGTTTCGTGCAGGGCGAGGCTGGCGAGAGGGTCGCCACTGCTGGTGACGATGGTGTAGTGTTGATCTTTGAGGCATAG